Part of the Deltaproteobacteria bacterium genome is shown below.
ACGCCGAAGCCGACGCGCAGCCCGGCGAGCCCGACGCTCTTCGAGAAGGTGCGCACGACCAGGGTGCCGGGCCGCCGCCGCACCCAGGCGAGCGCGTCCGGGAAGTCGGGGCGGCGCGCGAAGTCGACGTAGGCCTCGTCGACGAGGAGCAGCACGTCGGCGGGCAGCGCGGCCGCGAAGCGGTCGAAGCCGGCGGCGCCGACACTCGTTCCGGTCGGGTTGTTCGGGTTGCACACCACGACGACGCGCGTGCGCGCGCCCACCGCGCTTGCGAGCGCAGCGAGGTCGTGGACGAGGTCCGCGTCGAGCGGCACCGCCACCGGCGTCGCGCCCATGCCCTTCGTCACGATCGGGTACATCGCGAAGGAGGGCCACGCGAACACGCACTCGTCGCCCGGCCCGAGGAAGGCCTTCGCGACGAGCTCGAGGATCTCGTCGGCGCCACAGCCGAAGACGAGTTGCCCGGGCGCGACGTCGAGGCGTCGCGAGAGCTTCTCGCGCAGCCGGAAGCTCGCGCCGTCCGGGTAGCGGTGCAGCCCGCCGAGCGCCTCGCGGACCGCCGCGACGGCCTTCGGCGAGGGACCGAGCGGGTTCTCGTTGGAGGCGAGCTTCACGACGTCGCTCACGCCGAGCTCGCGCTCGAGCTCCTCGATGGGCTTGCCCGGGACGTAGGGCGCGAGGTCCCGGATCCACGGCTTCACGCGTTCCGCGAGACTCACGGCGCGGCTCCCTCGCCGATGCCGGCGCGCGGGAAGGAGCCGAGCACGCGGTGCGAGTGCGCGTGGGCGGCTGCCTCCGCGAGCGCCGCCTCGACGGCCGCGTCCTCGCGGTGGCCTTCGAGGTCGAGGAAGAACAGGTACTCGAAGGGCTTGCCGGGCATCGGCCGCGACTGGATCGCGGTCAGGTTCACGCCGTGGCGGGCGAAGGGCTCGAGCAGCCGGTGCAGGGCGCCGGGCTGCGCCTTGCGCACGGTGAAGAGCACCGAGGTGAGGTCGGCGCCGCTGCGCGCGGGCGGCTTGCGCCCGAGCAGCAGGAAGCGCGTCGTGTTGTCGCGCCGGTCCTCGATCGCGCGCGCCGCGGGGAGCAGGCCGTAGGTCTCGCCGGCAACCGCGCTCGCCACCGCCGCGACGTCGCCGTCGCCGGCCGCGAGCCGCGCGGCCGCCGCGGTGCTCGAGGTCTCGACGCGTTCGGCCTCCGGGAGCTGGCGGTCGAGCCAGCTCCGGCACTGCGCGAGGCCCTGCGGATGCGACGCCACGCGCCGGACCTCCTCGAGCCGGCCGCT
Proteins encoded:
- the hisC gene encoding histidinol-phosphate transaminase, coding for MSLAERVKPWIRDLAPYVPGKPIEELERELGVSDVVKLASNENPLGPSPKAVAAVREALGGLHRYPDGASFRLREKLSRRLDVAPGQLVFGCGADEILELVAKAFLGPGDECVFAWPSFAMYPIVTKGMGATPVAVPLDADLVHDLAALASAVGARTRVVVVCNPNNPTGTSVGAAGFDRFAAALPADVLLLVDEAYVDFARRPDFPDALAWVRRRPGTLVVRTFSKSVGLAGLRVGFGVADPELAGYLERARHPFNVNLLAEAAAVAALDDREHLERTLQLNAEGLDFLSRELGALGIEVWPSEANFLLARPGPGAYERLLREGVIVRPLAGFGMPDHVRITIGLPEENERLVKALRRIAEERA